The Ascaphus truei isolate aAscTru1 unplaced genomic scaffold, aAscTru1.hap1 HAP1_SCAFFOLD_1099, whole genome shotgun sequence nucleotide sequence CCGCCTCACAGCCACAGGAAAGGGGGGGGCGCCTCACAGCCACAGGAAAGGGGGGGCCGCTTCACAGCCACAGGAAAGGGGGGGGCGCCTCACAGCCACAGGAAAGGGGGGGCCGCTTCACAGCCACAGGAAAGGGGGGGCCGCCTCACAGCCACAGGAAAGGGGGGGCCGCCTCACAGCCACAGGAAAGGGGGGGCCGCCTCACAGCCACAGGAAAGGGGGGGCCGCCTCACAGCCACAGGAAAGGGGGGGCCGCCTCACAGCCACAGGAAAGGGGGGCCGCCCGGGCCACAGGAAAGGGGGGGCCGCCTCACGGCCACAGGAAAGGGGGGGCCGCCCGGCCAGCCATGTATACAAGGCGGGATTCGGAGGTGCCGTGAGGACGCCCCGCGTGATGACATCATGAAGCAAGCAGGTTCTTCAGGAACCAGACTGCAATGGGAAGCCCGGCGCAGACAGGAAGCCAGGTCAGGGCCCGCGGGAGCaccgggaaggaggagagagcccgggaaggaggagagagcccgggaagtgaggagagagccacgggaagtgaggagagagccacgggaagtgaggagagagcccgggaagggaggagagagccacgggaagggaggagagagccacgggaagggaggagagagccacgggaagtgaggagagagccACGGGAAGTGAGgagaagtgaggagagagagagcccgGGAAGTGAGgagaagtgaggagagagagagcgcgggaagtgaggagagagagcccgggaagtgaggagagagagcccgggaagtgaggagagagagcccgggaagtgaggagagagagcccgggaagtgaggagagagagcccgggaagtgaggagagagagcccgggaagtgaggagagagagcccgggaagtgaggagagagagctcggaaagtgaggagagagcccgggaagtgaggagagagagctcGGAAAGTGAGGATAGAGCCcgggaagtgaggagagagagcccgggaagtgaggagagagcccgggaagtgaggagagagaacCCGGAAAGTGAGAACAGAGAGAACCCggaaagtgaggagagagagcccggaaagtgaggagagagagcccgggaagtgaggagagagagcccgggaagtgaggagagagagcccgtaaagtgaggagagagagcccgggaagtgaggagagagagcccgggaagtgaggagagagagcccgggaagtgaggagagagagcccgtaaagtgaggagagagagccccggaagtgaggagagagagccccggaaagtgaggagagagagcccggaaagtgaggagagagagccccggaagtgaggagagagagccccggaaagtgaggagagagagcccggaaagtgaggagagagagcccggaaagtgaggagagagcccgggaagtgaggagagagagccccggaagtgaggagagagcctgggaagtgaggagagagcccgggaagtgaggagagagagcccgggaagtgaggagagagcccgggaagtgaggagagagccCGGGAAGTGAGAGAGCTCggaaagtgaggagagagagctcggaaagtgaggagagagagcccgtaaagtgaggagagagcccgggaagtgaggagagagcccgggaagtgaggagagagcccgggaagtgaggagagagcccgggaagtgaggagagagagctcggaaagtgaggagagagagcccgggaagtgaggagagagagcccgtaaagtgaggagagagcccgggaagtgaggagagagccCGGGAAGTGTGGAGAGAGCCCGGGAAGTGAGGAGACAGCCGGGAAGTGAGAGAGCTCggaaagtgaggagagagagctcggaaagtgaggagagagagcccgggaagtgaggagagagagctcggaaagtgaggagagagagcccgggaagtgaggagagagagcccgggaagtgaggagagagcccggaaagtgaggagagagagctcggaaagtgaggagagagagcccgggaagtgaggagagagagcccgggaagtgaggagagagagcccGGGAAGTGAGGAGAGAACCcgggaagtgaggagagagagcccggaaagtgaggagagagagcccggaaagtgaggagagagagcccggaaagtgaggagagagagccccggaagtgagagtgaggagagcccgggaagtgaggagagagagcccgggaagtgaggagagagagcccgggaagtgaggagagagagcccggaaagtgaggagagagagcccGGAAAGTGAGGAGAGCCCggaaagtgaggagagagagccccggaagtgaggagagagagccccggaaagtgaggagagagagcccgtaaagtgaggagagagagcccggaaagtgaggagagagagcccggaaagtgaggagagagagcccggaaagtgaggagagagagccccggaagtgaggagagagagcccCGTAAAGTGAGGAGAGAGCCcgggaagtgaggagagagctcggaaagtgaggagagagagctcggaaagtgaggagagagagcccaggaagtgaggagagagagctcggaaagtgaggagagagagctcggaaagtgaggagagagagcccggaaagtgaggagagagcccgggaagtgaggagagagcccggaaagtgaggagagagagctcggaaagtgaggagagagagctcggaaagtgaggagagagagcccgggaagtgaggagagagagcccgggaagtgaggagagagagcccGGGAAGTGAGGAGAGAACCcgggaagtgaggagagagagctcggaaagtgaggagagagagctcggaaagtgaggagagagagcccgggaagtgaggagagagagcccgggaagtgaggagagagagcccGGGAAGTGAGGAGAGAACCcgggaagtgaggagagagagcccGGAAAGTGAGGAGAGCGCGCGGATGTAGCCACCACCGGAACGATCATGAGGAACTGGACGGCGCGGGACGATGACGGACGGCGCGGGACGATGACGGACGGCGCGGGACGATGACGGACGGGGAGGACGATGACGGATGGCGCGGGACGATGACGGATGGCGCGGGACGATGACGGATGGCGCTGGACGATGACGGACGGGGGGGACGATGACGGACGGCGCGGGACGATGACGGACTAATGTGGGACACCTGGTGATGGGTTTAGAAAAGGTTTTTTTGGACTTGAGGTTTGATGCCAATTTGCTCCGGATAAATAAAGGCCGCGGGGCCGGAGCGTCACGTGGGGTCTGTGGGCAGTAAATCTGCGTTCTAAAACccgcagcgcctctctcccctttccaGGGACCAGCAGCCGCCATGAGGgccaagcagaggtcggaggtcAGAAACGGCGACACGACGACACACCCAGACACGACAcaaccacacacccactcacccagacacaaccacacacccagacacaaccacacacccactcacccagacacaggacacaaccacacacccactcacccagacacacccactcacccagacacaagacacacccactcacccagacaCAAGACAcaaccacacacccactcacccagatacaaccacacacccactcacccagacacgacgacacacccagacacaagacacaaccacacacccactcacccagacacaaccacacacccactcagccaGACACAAGaaacacccactcacccagacaCAAGaaacacccactcacccagacacaagacacacccactcacccagacaCAAGACACaaccacacacccagacacaaccACTCACCAGACACGacgacacacccagacacaagacacaaccacacacccactcacccacacacaaccacacacccactcacccagacacaaccacacacccactcacccagacacaaccacacacccactcacccagatacaagacacacccactcacaggacACAACCACACACCCACTTACCCagacacaagacacacccactcacccagacaCAAGACACAAGACAcaaccacacacccactcacccagacacaaccacacacccactcacccagacaTGACGACACAcgacacaaccacacacacactcacccagacACAACCACTCACCCAGACAcaaccacacacccactcacccagacacaaccacacacccactcacccagacacaagacacacccactcacccagacacaagacacacccactcacccagacacacccactcacccagacaagacacaaccacacacccactcacccagacacaaccacacacccactcacccagacacaaccacacacccactcacccagacacaaccacacacccactcacccagacacaagacacacccactcacaggacacaaccacacacccactcacccagacacaagacacacccactcacccagacacaagacacacccactcacccagacaCAAGACAcaaccacacacccactcacccagacaCAACCACTCACAACCACGacgacacacccagacacaagacacaaccacacacccactcacccagacacaaccacacacccactcacccagacacaaccacacacccactcacccagacaCAACCACTCACCCagacacaagacacacccactcacccagacacaggacacaacacacacccactcacccagacacaagacacacccactcacccagacaCAAGACACAACCACACGCCCACTCACCCAGACAcaaccacacacccactcacccactcacccagacacgacgacacacccagacacaaccacacacccactcacaaccacacacccactcacccagacacaaccacacacccactcacccagacacaagacacacccactcacccagacacacccactcacccagacaCAAGACAcaaccacacacccactcacccagacacaaccacacacccactcacccagacaCGACGACACACCCAGACACGacgacacacccagacacaagacacaaccacacacccactcacccagacacaaccacacacccagacacaaccACACCCACTCCCCCAGACACaaccacacacccagacacaaccacacccactcacccagacacaaccacacacccacccacaaccacacacccactcccccagacgcaaccacacccactcacccagacaCAAGCACACACCCACTCCCCCAGACacaaccacacacccacccacccagacacaacCACACCCACTCCCCCAGACACAAGACACaaccacacacccagacacaaccacacccactcacccagacaCAAGACacaaccacacacccacccacccagacacaaccacacccactcacccagacaCAAGACACAACCACACACCCACTCCCCCAGACACAAGACACAaccacacccacccagacacaagacacacacaagacacaaccacccacccacccagacacaacCACCCACCACGTCCTGCCCAAAATGTACCGTTCCCCGTGCTGTGAGGCCACGTCCTGCCCAAAACGCACCGTTCTCCGCGCTGTGAGGCCACGTCCTGCCCAAAACGTACCGTTCTCAGCGCTGTGAGGAGGCACCGGCCACGTCCTGCCCAAAACATACCGTTCTCCGCGCTGTGAGGAGGCCACGTCCTGCCCAAAACGTACCGTTCCCCGCGCTGTGAGGAGGCCACGTCCTGCCCAAAACGTACCGTTCCCCGCGCTGTGAGGAGGCCACGTCCTGCCCCAAACGTACCGTTCTCTGCGCTGTGAGGAGGCCACATCCTGCCCAAAACGTACCGTTCCCCGCGCTGTGAGGAGGCCACGTCCTGCCCCAAACGTACCGTTCCCCGCGCTGTGAGGAGGCACCGGCCACGTCCTGCCCAAAACGTACCGTTCTCCGCGCTGTGAGGAGGCCACGTCCTGCCCAAAACGTACCGTTCCCCGCGCTGTGAGGAGGCACCGGGGATTCACGACACACGGCGGTGAGCAGCCATTCCCGTGTCACGGCCCATCGCACACGTGACACTGTGTCTGCGCTTTGTACACGTGGCCCAGAAACGCGATGTATCCGGGGGGCTTGTAAAGACCCGTGAAGGAACGCGGAGAGAGGCGCGGAGTCAGGAGGGGTGAGACAGAAGGGGGCGGAGTCAGGAGGGTCGAGACAGAAGGGGGCGGAGTCAGGAGGGTCGAGACAGAAGGGGGCGGAGTCAGGAGGGGCGAGACAGAGAAGGGGGCGAAGTCAGGAGGGGCGAGACAGAAGGGGGCGGAAGTTAGACTGGAGAGAGACTAGGCGTTAGGGGGGGGAGACTCGGCGTTAGGGGGGCGCGATGCGCTGAGATAGGGGGGCAGGTGGGGAGGCCAGTCAAggggcgctggggggggggaggcacggCAATAGGGGGGGAGGCCAGTCAGGGGgcgcgggggggagaggtgtggagatagagggggagatgcGCAGAGTCTGGGGGGGCAGGTCAGACAGCACAGGAGGGAGAGGCGCAGAGTCTGGGGGGGCCAGCCTGTCATGGGGCGCGGGGGGAGAAGCGCGGAGTCTGGGGGGGCAGCCAGACAgggagcacaggggggagaggtgcGGAGCCAGAcagggagcgcgggggggaggtGCGGAGCCTGGGGGCAGCACAGACAGggagcacgggggggggaggtgcagagCCTGGGGGGGCAGCACAGACAGGGAgcgcggggggggagaggtgcggaGCCTGGGGGGGCAGCACAGACagggagcacggggggggggggggaggtgcggagCCTGGGGGGCAGCACAGAcagggagcgcgggggggagaggTGCGGAGCCTGGGGGGGCAGCACAGACAGGGAgcgcggggggggagaggtgcggaGCCTGGGGGGGCAGCCAGAcagggagcatgggggggggcaggcagaCAGGGAGCGCGCGGGGGGAGAGGTGCGGAGCCTGGGGGGGCAGGCAGACAGGGAGCGCTGGGGGGAGAAGTGCGGAGCCTGGGGGGGCAGCCAGACAGGGAGCGTGCGCGGGGGGGGAGGTGCGGAGCCTGGGGGGGCAGCACAGAGTAACAGAACACAAGGAAGGGGAGCTTGTTTTATTGTGTAAGATAACATTGTTACAATGCACAgactttgttatatatatttacatcCTGTATGTATAGAGACTTCTAGGCTGCAGTGAGAAGCCAGCGGGAGACCCCCGGGAAtcctgcggggggggggtttggggccGGCGGGAGACCCCCGGGAATCCTGCGGGGGGTTTGGGGCCAGCGGGAGACCCCGGGAATCCTGCGGGGGGGTTTGGGGCCAGCGGGAGACCCCCGGGAATCCTGTGGGGGGGTTGGGGCCGGCAGGAGACCCCCGGGAATCCTGCGGGGGGTTTGGGGCCGGCGGGAGACCCCCGGGAATCCTGCGGGGGGTTTGGGGCCCTGCCGTTGCCCAGAGGGCTGGACTGCGCCGCCGGGTCAGAACCCTGCGGGTTATGGGTCCGGCTGTGAGATCCTGCGGGGGGGAGGATCCTGCTGTTGCCCTGGGGGATATGGGatcatgcaggggggggggggaggatcttGCAGGTGCCCTGGGGTTTATGGGTCCGGGATTTGGGatcctgcggggggggggggggggggttggcagaCAGGACTGGGAGCCTCGGACAGACAGGACTGGCAGACAGGACTGGGAGCCTCGGACAGACAGGACTGGGAGCCTCGGACAGACAGGACTGGGAGCCTCGGGCAGACAGGACTGGGAGCCTCGGGCAGACAGGACTGGGAGCCTCGGGGCAGACAGGCGTGAGTGAGACTGTGTGGGGTGGCGCCTGCAGGTGATCCCAATAAGGCACGTGTCTGATTGTCAGCACTACAGGAGGTAAAGTACCACTATGTAAACCCCAGCCTCCCCTAAAAAGAAACATTGTGCTATAACGGGGAAACGTAACTCCTGTAGTTCACATCCTGCACAAGGTGGGGAGGGCGGCTGTAACCCTACGAATTCCCCTAACCAAAGAGAGAGCGCGGGCAAAAAGAGCGCGCGGGCAGAAAGAGAGCGCGGgccagaaagagagagcgcgggccagagagagagagcgcgggccagagagagagcgcaggccagagagagagagcgcgggccagagagagagagagcgcgggccagagagagagagagcgcgggccagagagagagagagcgcgggccagagagagagagcgcgggccagagagagagagcgcgggccagagagagagagcgcgggccagagagagagagcgcgggccagagagagagagcgcgggccagagagagagagcgcgggccagagagagagagcgcgggccagagagagagagcgcgggcagaaagagcgcgtgggcagaaagagagagcgcgggccagagagagagcgcaagccagagagatagagcgcgggccagagagagagcgcgggctagagagagagcgcaggccAGAGAGAGCGCGGGCCAGAGAGAGCgcgggccagagagagagagcgggcagaaagagagagcgcgggcAGAAAAAGAGCGCGGGCAGAAAAAGAGAGCGCAGAAAAAGAGAGCgcgggccagagagagagagcgcgggccagagagagagagagcgcgggccagagagagagagcgcgggccagagagagagagcgcgggccagagagagagagcgcgggccagagagagagagcgcgggccagagagagagagcgcgggccagagagagagagcgcgggccagagagagagagcgcgggccagagagagcgagagagcgggccagagagagcgagagagcgggcCAGAGAGAGCGGGCAGAAAGAGTACTTTTTGAGCTGTATATTGCTTAGATTGAGTGCCTCAGACATcttgtgtgtctggtgtgtctggtgtgtgtgtgtgtgtgtctggtgtgtgtgtggtgagggtgtgtggtgtgtggtgtgtggtgtgtgtctggtgtgtctggtgtgtgtgtgtgtgtctggtgtgtgtgtggtgagggtgTGTGGtgagggtgtgtggtgtgtgtgtgtgtcgggggatAACCTGCGCAGCCCCCAAACACGCCGCTAACGTGTGAGGATAACCTGCGCAGCCCCCCAAACACGCCGCTAACGTGTGAGGATAACCTGCGCAGCCCCCAAACACGCCGCTAACGTGTGAGGATAACCTGCGCAGCCCCCCAAACACGCCGCTAACGTGTGAGGATAACCTGCGCAGCCCCCAAACACGCCGCTAACGTGTGAGGATAACCTGCGCAGCCCCCAAACACGCCGCTAACGTGTGAGGATAACCTGCGCAGCCCCCCAAACACGCCACTAACGTGTGAGGATAACCTGCGCAGCCCCCAAACACGCCGCTAACGTGTGAGGATAACCTGCGCAGCCCCCAAACACGCCGCTAACGTGTGAGGATAACCTGCGCAGCCCCCAAACACGCCGCTAACGTGTGAGGATAACCTGCGCAGCCCCCAAACACGCCACTAACGTGTGAGGATAACCTGCGCAGCCCCCCAAACACGCCCGGTAACGTGTGAGGATAACCTGCGCAGCCCCCCAAACACGGCCTGGTGACGGGGACCCTGCAGGGGTAGGGTTACCGTCAGACGCAGACAATATAAAACAGTTTATAAAACGCAGAAAGAACATATTGGACGCCACAGCGTGTAAGGCAGCAGGTAAAGGGGGGGGGTATTTCCCTGCCATGGGGTGCAGGAATAGAGGGGGAAGGGCATCTCCCtgccatgggggagggggggtatttcCCTGCCATGGGGTGGGGGGCAGGAATAGAGGGGGAAGGGCATCTCCCTGccatggggggggcgggggtattTCCCTGAaataaaggggagggggggcgcaggaataGAGACGGAGGGTATCTCCCATCTccctgacatgggggggggggggtatttcacggccttgggggggggggggaggtatttcCCTgccatggggggtggaggggggccaGGAATAGAGGGGGAATGGTATCTCCCTgccaaggggggtgggggggggcaggaataGAGGGGGAAGGGTATCTCCCtgccatggggggtgggggggggcaggaataGAGGGGGAAGGGTATCTCCCtgccatggggggtgggggggggggcaggaataGAGGGGGAAGGGTATCTCCCTGccatggggggtgggaggagggcaggaatAGAGGGGGAAGGGTATCTCCCTGCCATGGGCCTTCTGACAGCAGAAGAGGGGGGGTCCTGAGCTCagagctgagggggggggagatggggtcagctcagagctgggggggggacatggggtTAGTTCAGAGCTGGGCGGGAGATGGGGTCAGCTCagagctgagggggggggagatggggtcagctcagagctgggggggggggagatggggttagttcagagctggggggggggagatggggtcagctcagagctgggggggggggggagatggggttagttcagagctggggggaggagatggggtcAGCTCAGAGTTGAGGGTTAGCTAAGAgttgggggggagatggggtCAGCTCAGAGTTGAGGGTTAgctcagagctgggggggggggggagatggggttagttcagagctgggggggggagatggggtcagctcagagctggggggggggagatggggtcaGCTCAGagctgggaggggggtgagatggggtcagctcagagctgggggggggtgagatggggtCAGCTCAGAGCTGGGGGGGTGAGATGGGGTCAgctcagagctgggggggggagatggggtcagctcagagctggggggggggggagatggggacagCTCAGAGCTGGGGGGAGATGGGGTCAgctcagagctgggggggggatggggttaGCTCAGAGTTGAGGAGGGTCAGCTCAGAgttgaggggggggagatggggttagttcagagccggggggggggggggagatggggctaGCTCAGAGTTGGGATTGGGGAGATGGGGCTAgctcagagctgggggggggggggggatggggctagctcagagctggggggggggatggggctagctcagagctgggggggggagatggggctagctcagagctggggggggggggggaagatggggttAGCTCAGAGCTGGGGGCGGGGGAGATGGGGCTAGCTCAGAGCTGGGGGCGGGGGAGATGGGGTTAGctcagagctgggggggagatggggctagctcagagctggggggggggcctAGCTCAGAGCTGGGGGATGGCTAgctcagagctggggggggggcctagctcagagctgggggggggcctAGCTCAGAGCTGGGGGGGGCCTAGCTCAGAGCTGGGGGGGGCTAGCTCATAGCTGGGCGGGGGGGCTAGCTCAGAGCTGGGGGGGGCTAgctcagagctggggggggggggggctagctcAGAGCCACTAGCTCAGAGCCGGTGCTGAGATACACAATAGTCTCTGGTTGCCTTTGGAATCGCGGCCTCTCGGTTGGATCTGCTGCCCCCTGCGCGGGGTATTTACATATGTACTGGGGGTAAGCGTTATAAAATGCGTACGCCCTGGCAGAGCCGGGGTAAAAGGTCAGTGTGAGCGGCAGTCTCTCCCGCGCGGGGTCAGGACGGCGGTTATTACTCCGCTTCACTTCCTCATTTTCTTGTGACTAAAAAACTAAAATGATAAAATTAAGGAATTCCCCAACACCCCGAGCGCCTGCGGGAGGGGGGAGCGCCtgcgggaggggggagcagagcgcCCTCAGGAGGGGGAGCGGAGCGCCctcaggagggggagaggtgcacccgcaggaggggggagaggtgcacCCGTccgaggggggagaggtgtgcgcccgtgtgggggggggggggagagtagtgtgTGCCTGCGTGCTCCCCCTCACGGCAGGCCCCCCCGCGAGCGTCACCGCGCACAGATTAGGGATCGCGGTTCTCCAGGGAGAGTTCCTCGGTGGCTCTCTGCAGGTCCGTGCTCACCCTCCTGCATGGGGGACCCCCGGGCAGGGGGGGCTCCTCCTGGGTACCCCGCACCTTTCTATCCGACTCCTCTCCCTCCGCCTCCAGGCGCTGATCCTCGCTCCAACGCCGCTTGAAGCGCAGTTTGAGTGGGATACAACGGCTGCTCTCGCCCCCCGCAGCGTTGGCGGGTTCCTCTTCCTTCGGCGGCGGTGGCGGCGCGGGGGGCGGAGCTTTCTGCTCCTGGGCAGACGGCGCTTTGAACACCTCCTCGTCGTCGTCTTCCTCGTCGCTGATGTCCGTCACCTCTACCGTgagctcctcctcttcctcctcctcctcctccccgtcaGAGATGGGCTCCACCTTAATCTGCGGGACCCCAGAAGACGAGGAGCCCGGCTCCGTGCCCTCAGGGGCCCGGTCCCGCTGCCGCCTGCCCAGCGGAGGGGGCTGCAGCTTGAATTTGAAGGGGGATTCctcgggggggaggtggagaggctTGTCCGGGCGCTGGGGTTGCGGCACCACGATGCTGGGGTAGTGCAGGAAGGCGCGCGGGCTCAGGTGGTAGTTGTACACGCTCTGCGTGTGCGCCTGCAGGTAGCGCTTCATGTCCTCCGGGTTGAAGGAGAAATGGCTCCCGCCCGGGTACATGGGGCTCAGGCTGGGGGACGGGCTGTAGTTCAGGTGGTTGGGAGTCATGGACAGGGCGGGTGAGAGCTGCGGTGGGAGGAGGCCGCTGGGGCCTCCCATGGGTGAGCCCGGGAAGGGGCTGAGAGGCTCGGGCACTCGCGGGCGGGGGTAGATCCTGAAGATGCCCTCGTGGGAAAGCCGGGGTAGGGGCGGCCCCCGGAAGGGAGGGATGTCGGGCCCCGGGCCCCGGCGGAGCTGCTCTTCGCTCAGGCTCTCCTCCACCTCGGAGTTGGCGGATGTGCCGTCACTGCAGTCGCTGACAGAGCCGCGGGCAAGGCGCCGCGCCACCGTGGAGAAGAGGGTGGGCGAGCGCAGGTCCTCGGTAGGAGACAGGACATCTGATGGGGTGCAGGGTGGGAAGCGGAAGTGGGAACCCCCCGAGGGCACAGCGGGGGCGCTCTGCGGGACCGGGCCTCCTgtcaagggagagagagagtcaaatacGCCCCGGTGCCACCACTTAACCGCTATCCTACCGTGGCATTGCCAATCTGAACGCTTTACCCATCTCCCTGCTAATTAACTCTGACTTCTGTCTATAACAAGcacagtgcccctgtgcccagcgcagggcctataataagcagtcagtgcccctgtgcccagcgcagggtatataataagcagtcagtgcccctgtgcccagcgcagggtatataataagcagtcagtgcccctgtgcccaacgcagggtatataataagcagtcagtgcccctgtgcccagcgcagggtatataataagcagtcagtgcccctgtgcccagcgca carries:
- the LOC142475198 gene encoding uncharacterized protein LOC142475198 — its product is MSEALNLSNIQLKKYSFCPLSLARSLALSGPLSRSLWPALSLSGPRSLSLARALSLWPALSLSGPRSLSLARALSLWPALSLSGPRSLSLWPALSLSGPRSLFLRSLFLPALFFCPRSLFLPALSLWPALSLARALSGLRSLSSPRSLSGPRSISLACALSLARALSFCPRALSARALSLWPALSLSGPRSLSLARALSLWPALSLSGPRSLSLARALSLWPALSLSGPRSLSLWPALSLSLARALSLSGPRSLSLACALSLARALSLWPALSLSGPRSLSARALFLPALSLWLGEFVGLQPPSPPCAGCELQELRFPVIAQCFFLGEAGVYIVVLYLL
- the ERF gene encoding ETS domain-containing transcription factor ERF gives rise to the protein MNYDKLSRALRYYYNKRILHKTKGKRFTYKFNFNKLVLVNYPFIDMGGPVPQSAPAVPSGGSHFRFPPCTPSDVLSPTEDLRSPTLFSTVARRLARGSVSDCSDGTSANSEVEESLSEEQLRRGPGPDIPPFRGPPLPRLSHEGIFRIYPRPRVPEPLSPFPGSPMGGPSGLLPPQLSPALSMTPNHLNYSPSPSLSPMYPGGSHFSFNPEDMKRYLQAHTQSVYNYHLSPRAFLHYPSIVVPQPQRPDKPLHLPPEESPFKFKLQPPPLGRRQRDRAPEGTEPGSSSSGVPQIKVEPISDGEEEEEEEEELTVEVTDISDEEDDDEEVFKAPSAQEQKAPPPAPPPPPKEEEPANAAGGESSRCIPLKLRFKRRWSEDQRLEAEGEESDRKVRGTQEEPPLPGGPPCRRVSTDLQRATEELSLENRDP